A segment of the Cydia splendana chromosome 16, ilCydSple1.2, whole genome shotgun sequence genome:
GAGGAGTAGCGTGCGCACGATCACCTTCTGTGTGGGAGAGCAGCGCGCGCACGCAGTGGACAGCGTCTCGGGGAGCACTTCTAAAACAATGGGATACCACATTCAGAAAATGGATCAAGAAACAAGTGTGAATGTACTCTTTAATCCACAAAAAATACCATATCAAGTCTttattttccatatttttttaaattaaggaCATCATAGATCCCTTCCACAGTTTACCTATATTAGATTAATAAAACTGGCCAAGAGCATTTTGGGCTATGCTCAGTATAGGGTTCCAAGTTACCCATCCGTTACAAATGTTACAATAAACTACCTTAAACGGAGGCTTAAGTGGGTatcatgtacctacataatattcaAAAGGGAGTACCGTCGCAAGATTTGTACGGTCTGCTTGATTTTACTAAGAAGGGTAGACTATTTGAAAAAGCTCGAAATCGGTCTAACCGATCAAGTTTGCTACAGTTTTCATTGGAACTATTTACTAAGCTTTACTTTCATGATATTTTTCATAGTTTTTAGACTCACGAATCAAAAGTTAGAGTCAGTGTGTAAGGAAAACTTACTTTTGAAGTTTCTTCCATCCTTAGTGCAAGGCCCTTTGTCCATAACACATTTGTAGTAGGCGAGCAGCACTCGATCGTTCTGGACGATGGAGTCGGCGTTGACGTTGTCATAGCGGTTGTAGTACTGCTGCTGGGCACAACAGGTCGCCACCACCGTTAGCACGAGGAGGAGTAGATGCTTCATGTTTATGCTTGCCTGGTACCTGGAGATggaatttgttgtttgttggtTTGTTGATTTCTCGTTTACgggtaagtacttacatagaATCATCCAATTATCACGACTTTGCACTTATTACGGTTTTTACTATTTATAGAATTTACAATAAATCCCAATAAAAAATCCTATGAAATTTAACAGAGCATACAAGAATACCTACTTTTAGAATATATTATGAGCATTGTTGGAAATAGTGATtctaaaatacaattttaagtaaggactgtttaataatgattataacAAAATACGATAAATGCAAAAGCTACCAAAGTCTTATGTACTAACTgaaggtttttttaaatatcgtcTGTCGTCATACGTAATGGTATTTTGCCATTACCGACTTTATAAAATTAGCAAATCATAAACTTTAAATTGACTTTTTAAGCTGACTCTATTATAAATAAGTGCTCTAGTTACCTATCAACTTAAGTTATAAATGGACTCGTTGGTAAGTATTTGGATCTGACACAACATGCTAATTGTACTCAAAAATACTTATGCGTAAACTTAGGGCATCATATTTTAGACCCTTAAAGTA
Coding sequences within it:
- the LOC134798295 gene encoding ejaculatory bulb-specific protein 3-like — translated: MKHLLLLVLTVVATCCAQQQYYNRYDNVNADSIVQNDRVLLAYYKCVMDKGPCTKDGRNFKKVLPETLSTACARCSPTQKVIVRTLLLGIRAKSEPRFNDLLDKYDPDRSNRDDLYKFLVTGN